A genomic segment from Pseudoduganella chitinolytica encodes:
- a CDS encoding metallophosphoesterase family protein, with amino-acid sequence MMNPRLALGATAALTLALLAACGSDNDDSAPVVTPPQDPPPVTTPVTAASVAFMTDVHFEDVYGDFKNAAFAGIPMKDGRNATIRTMYAELTSTRLFNENYFAFRAALDDAYAKGIRHVALPGDFSDDAQPINIDGIAAILQEYRAKGMRFFIAPGNHDPNEPYDDMEAGKNDFLTKDGKEQKVYATGSAACKAKDPAVVCSDQLMEQGYEKLVAKLADHGFMPNRADVLWETPFSKYSGGKYSYDEAAVQGALANRRFEICAEGTGGGYKAAGEAKLGKPYTKCTMMFDSSYLVEPVKGLWLLAIDANVFVPNANFDPANPTNIKGFDGAGNAGWNKVVTHKQHLLDWIRAVSARAKAENKQLMAFSHYPTMDFYANQTAAMKAVFKPGAFQTARVPEVATTNAVAATGLPLHVGGHMHFNGTNDVTDANGNFFVNVQSPSLAVYGAAYKILTYKDKDTLDVQTVPLSAVPRFNELFPLYQAEYDYLQGSTAPADVAKRWNRAILDTKSYGEFTHYYFGELSRLRFMDEYWPCEMKEAAMSLNGRQMLILSQLQTKVTLAQLKDAPGVLPLTAGCAVAGSAGGTPAAPASQLAADWLVATAKAEALATKAGLKLDDFAQITPSIFYGDFHRTVYAGELALRDMGSTRVNQYKVLMAAFPAAPAAIAKVGDKLSDQNPVGVPFQAQFKQVFGILKGLGSAKPSEHFTIDLKGKKVSNANSAALSFN; translated from the coding sequence ATGATGAACCCCCGCCTTGCGCTTGGCGCCACCGCCGCGCTGACGCTGGCACTGCTGGCCGCCTGCGGCAGCGACAACGACGACAGCGCACCAGTCGTGACTCCCCCGCAGGACCCGCCGCCCGTCACCACCCCCGTCACCGCGGCCAGCGTGGCCTTCATGACGGACGTGCACTTCGAGGACGTCTACGGCGACTTCAAGAATGCCGCCTTTGCCGGCATCCCGATGAAGGACGGCCGCAACGCGACGATCCGCACGATGTATGCGGAGCTGACGTCCACGCGCCTGTTCAACGAGAACTACTTCGCGTTCCGCGCCGCGCTGGACGACGCCTATGCCAAGGGCATCCGCCACGTGGCGCTGCCGGGCGACTTTTCCGACGACGCGCAGCCGATCAACATCGACGGCATCGCCGCCATCCTGCAGGAGTACCGGGCCAAGGGCATGCGCTTCTTCATCGCGCCGGGCAACCACGATCCGAACGAACCGTACGACGACATGGAAGCGGGCAAGAACGACTTCCTGACGAAGGACGGCAAGGAGCAGAAGGTGTATGCCACCGGCAGCGCGGCATGCAAGGCCAAGGACCCGGCGGTGGTGTGCTCGGACCAGCTGATGGAGCAGGGCTACGAGAAGCTGGTCGCCAAGCTGGCCGACCATGGCTTCATGCCCAACCGCGCCGACGTGCTGTGGGAAACGCCGTTCTCGAAGTACAGCGGCGGCAAGTACAGCTACGACGAAGCGGCCGTGCAGGGGGCGCTGGCGAATCGCCGCTTCGAGATCTGCGCCGAGGGTACGGGCGGCGGCTACAAGGCCGCGGGCGAAGCGAAGCTGGGCAAGCCGTACACGAAGTGCACCATGATGTTCGATTCGTCCTACCTGGTGGAGCCGGTCAAGGGCCTGTGGCTGCTGGCGATCGACGCCAACGTGTTCGTCCCGAACGCCAACTTCGACCCGGCCAATCCCACCAACATCAAGGGCTTCGACGGGGCCGGCAACGCGGGCTGGAACAAGGTCGTCACGCACAAGCAGCACCTGCTGGACTGGATCCGCGCCGTGAGCGCGCGTGCCAAGGCGGAGAACAAGCAGCTGATGGCGTTCTCGCATTACCCGACGATGGACTTCTACGCCAACCAGACGGCGGCCATGAAGGCCGTGTTCAAGCCGGGCGCCTTCCAGACCGCGCGCGTGCCGGAAGTCGCCACGACGAACGCCGTGGCCGCGACGGGCCTGCCGCTGCACGTGGGCGGCCACATGCACTTCAACGGCACCAACGACGTCACGGACGCCAACGGCAACTTCTTCGTCAACGTGCAGTCGCCGTCGCTGGCGGTGTACGGCGCGGCCTACAAGATCCTGACGTACAAGGACAAGGACACGTTGGACGTGCAGACGGTTCCCCTGAGCGCGGTGCCGCGCTTCAACGAGCTGTTCCCGCTGTACCAGGCCGAGTACGACTACCTGCAGGGCAGCACCGCGCCGGCCGACGTGGCAAAGCGCTGGAACCGCGCCATCCTCGACACCAAATCGTATGGCGAATTCACGCATTACTATTTTGGCGAGCTGTCGCGCCTGCGCTTCATGGACGAATACTGGCCGTGCGAGATGAAGGAAGCGGCGATGAGCCTGAACGGGCGCCAGATGCTGATCCTGTCGCAACTGCAGACGAAGGTCACGCTGGCACAGCTGAAGGACGCGCCGGGCGTGCTGCCGCTGACGGCCGGCTGCGCCGTGGCAGGCAGCGCGGGTGGCACGCCCGCTGCGCCGGCCAGCCAGCTGGCGGCCGACTGGCTCGTTGCGACGGCCAAGGCGGAAGCGCTGGCGACGAAGGCGGGGCTGAAACTGGACGACTTCGCGCAGATCACGCCGTCCATCTTCTACGGCGACTTCCATCGCACCGTGTACGCGGGCGAGCTGGCGCTGCGCGACATGGGCAGCACGCGCGTCAACCAGTACAAGGTGCTGATGGCGGCATTCCCGGCGGCGCCGGCGGCAATCGCGAAAGTGGGCGACAAGCTGTCGGACCAGAATCCGGTGGGCGTGCCGTTCCAGGCCCAGTTCAAGCAAGTGTTCGGCATCCTCAAGGGCCTGGGCTCGGCCAAGCCCAGCGAGCACTTCACGATCGACCTGAAGGGCAAGAAGGTCAGCAATGCCAACAGCGCGGCCCTGAGCTTCAACTGA
- a CDS encoding BON domain-containing protein, producing MKKIVLLTLATAASASFAFAQNMDTAAYKQAHNKAESDYKAAKKACKSLKDNAQDICEEEAKVARAKAERDAVAQYKNTPRELDKANRKLADAEYELADERCDELSGDSKDSCENQARTAKANALASAGTGTAMGTTAGTSVAGTTGDGRTAVLVPNADRGTVANNAADARDRTAAAADRLGDKTAAAAATAKDKTVDMAQSAKEKTSDLAQTTREKTSNLAGTAQDKSADASAAMSDTMITAKVKADMAADKTAKAMDVHVETQKGVVMLSGFVASKAEADRAVELARGVKGVSDVKSSIQVKK from the coding sequence ATGAAGAAGATCGTATTGCTGACCCTGGCTACTGCAGCCAGCGCAAGTTTTGCATTCGCCCAGAACATGGATACCGCCGCCTACAAACAGGCGCACAACAAGGCCGAATCGGACTACAAGGCCGCCAAGAAGGCGTGCAAGTCGCTGAAGGACAATGCCCAGGATATCTGTGAAGAGGAAGCGAAGGTCGCCCGCGCCAAGGCCGAGCGCGATGCGGTGGCGCAGTACAAGAACACGCCCCGCGAGCTGGACAAGGCCAACCGCAAGCTGGCCGATGCCGAGTATGAACTGGCCGACGAACGTTGCGACGAGCTGAGCGGCGACTCCAAGGATTCGTGCGAGAACCAGGCCCGCACGGCCAAGGCCAATGCGCTGGCGTCGGCCGGTACGGGCACCGCGATGGGCACGACGGCCGGCACGAGCGTCGCCGGCACCACGGGTGACGGCCGCACCGCCGTGCTGGTACCGAACGCCGACCGCGGCACGGTTGCCAACAACGCCGCCGACGCGCGCGACCGTACCGCCGCCGCGGCCGACCGCCTCGGCGACAAGACCGCCGCTGCCGCTGCCACCGCCAAGGACAAGACTGTCGACATGGCCCAGTCGGCCAAGGAGAAGACGTCCGACCTGGCCCAGACCACGCGCGAGAAAACCTCGAACCTGGCTGGCACGGCACAGGACAAGTCGGCTGACGCCTCGGCCGCCATGTCCGACACGATGATCACGGCGAAGGTCAAGGCCGACATGGCCGCCGACAAGACCGCGAAAGCCATGGACGTCCACGTGGAAACGCAGAAAGGCGTCGTCATGCTGAGCGGCTTCGTGGCATCGAAGGCAGAGGCCGATCGTGCCGTCGAGCTGGCTCGTGGCGTCAAGGGCGTGTCGGACGTGAAGAGCTCGATCCAGGTCAAGAAGTAA
- a CDS encoding PhzF family phenazine biosynthesis protein translates to MIDAVERVAAFCADQGGGNVVGGNPAGVWVGAVLPAAERMQEVAAQVGYSETVFAAPQEDGWRVRYFSPESEVPFCGHATIALGAVLARRDGDGTFPLTTNHASISVHGRRAGDAVSATLQSPPTSSAPAPAALVDEALALFGYKRADLDPRLAPALANGGAGHLVLALNSRAALAAMRYDLDAGRTLMRREGFATIVIVYAETAQRFHARNPFASGGVYEDPATGAGAAALAGYLRDAGWPHGGAIDIVQGEDMGVPCHLHVDIGPEAGSSVRVSGRARMIR, encoded by the coding sequence ATGATCGATGCAGTGGAGCGGGTCGCGGCGTTTTGCGCCGACCAGGGCGGTGGCAATGTCGTTGGCGGCAATCCCGCCGGCGTCTGGGTCGGCGCGGTATTGCCGGCCGCGGAGCGGATGCAGGAAGTCGCCGCGCAGGTCGGCTATTCCGAAACCGTGTTCGCGGCGCCGCAGGAAGACGGCTGGCGCGTGCGTTACTTCTCGCCCGAGTCGGAGGTCCCGTTCTGCGGCCATGCGACGATCGCGCTGGGCGCCGTGCTGGCGCGCCGGGACGGCGACGGCACCTTTCCCCTGACGACCAATCACGCGTCGATCTCGGTGCATGGCCGGCGCGCCGGCGACGCCGTCTCGGCCACGCTGCAATCGCCGCCGACGAGCAGCGCGCCGGCGCCGGCCGCGCTGGTGGACGAAGCGCTGGCGCTGTTCGGCTACAAGCGCGCGGACCTCGATCCGCGCCTGGCTCCGGCACTGGCCAACGGCGGCGCCGGCCACCTGGTGCTTGCACTGAACTCGCGCGCCGCCCTGGCTGCGATGCGCTACGACCTCGATGCCGGTCGCACGCTGATGCGCCGCGAAGGCTTCGCCACCATCGTCATCGTCTACGCGGAAACCGCGCAGCGCTTCCACGCCCGTAATCCGTTTGCTTCCGGCGGCGTCTACGAAGACCCGGCCACCGGTGCGGGCGCGGCGGCGCTGGCGGGCTACCTGCGCGACGCCGGCTGGCCGCACGGCGGTGCCATCGACATCGTGCAGGGCGAGGACATGGGCGTGCCCTGCCACCTGCACGTGGACATCGGCCCGGAGGCCGGAAGCTCGGTGCGTGTGTCGGGCCGCGCCCGCATGATCCGCTAG
- a CDS encoding DMT family transporter, translated as MNNRTLGYAYLVLSMVTVGSTVVASKIAAASLPPFSATALRFALALPFLLVLVPVMKVRLPLLGRGDWLLLFVQACAGAIGYTALMMAGLQRTSATEAGIILGLLPLVAALFSVLALGERPTWRLWGALAVALAGVLLATGGTGDGGSWRGNLFVLAALGCEAVFILLNRRMRVAVPALWLSVLMTGLGLALSLLAALFEAPWRLQPDTAALWAVAYYALVPTVGGFLLWYAGCARVSAAEASLTTAIAPVAALLLAAPVLGEYVGPLQWTGVACVLAAVLFAGLSGRRAVVAAGG; from the coding sequence ATGAACAACAGAACCCTGGGCTACGCATACCTCGTCCTGTCCATGGTCACGGTCGGCAGCACCGTCGTGGCCAGCAAGATCGCGGCGGCGAGCCTGCCGCCGTTTTCCGCGACGGCGCTGCGCTTCGCCCTCGCGCTGCCGTTCCTGCTGGTGCTGGTGCCCGTGATGAAAGTCCGGCTGCCGCTACTGGGCCGCGGCGACTGGCTGCTGCTGTTCGTGCAGGCCTGCGCCGGTGCCATCGGCTACACGGCCTTGATGATGGCCGGCTTGCAGCGCACCTCCGCCACCGAGGCGGGCATCATTCTCGGCCTGCTGCCGCTGGTGGCCGCGCTGTTTTCCGTGCTGGCGCTGGGCGAGCGGCCCACCTGGCGGCTGTGGGGTGCGCTTGCCGTGGCGCTGGCGGGCGTACTGCTGGCGACCGGGGGCACGGGGGACGGCGGCTCATGGCGCGGCAACCTGTTCGTGCTGGCGGCGCTGGGGTGCGAAGCCGTCTTCATCCTGCTGAACCGGCGCATGCGCGTGGCGGTACCGGCGCTGTGGTTGTCCGTGCTGATGACGGGACTGGGCCTGGCGCTCTCGCTGCTGGCCGCGCTGTTCGAGGCACCGTGGCGCCTGCAGCCCGATACGGCCGCGCTGTGGGCCGTCGCCTATTACGCGCTGGTGCCCACCGTCGGCGGTTTCCTGCTGTGGTATGCCGGCTGCGCACGGGTCAGTGCGGCCGAGGCCTCGTTGACGACCGCCATCGCGCCCGTCGCCGCGCTGCTGCTGGCCGCGCCCGTGCTGGGCGAATACGTGGGGCCGCTGCAATGGACGGGTGTGGCTTGCGTGCTGGCGGCCGTGCTGTTTGCCGGGTTATCCGGGCGGCGCGCGGTGGTCGCGGCTGGCGGCTGA